A region of Leishmania infantum JPCM5 genome chromosome 31 DNA encodes the following proteins:
- a CDS encoding putative amastin, with amino-acid sequence MALKLGVIIYVVLQFIALLCVMIGTGVDMFYLKHGPGSSARVCVTLWGAKSDCRAPKVTNPSDKRWANCPIRRRNFRIGQAFAVITIFVYGLAFLFGFLLLYCCSGFRWLCLALNIVGAAAACVVWAVMAVTYRVNEEPNCTTLNLVYNFGTGFGLFVFAWILGILDIIFLMVPLQIGESGEGAESKEQEKESQKAPEE; translated from the coding sequence ATGGCGTTGAAGCTCGGCGTCATTATCTACGTGGTCCTGCAGTTCATCGCGCTCTTGTGCGTGATGATCGGTACGGGGGTGGACATGTTCTACCTCAAACACGGTCCGGGCTCTAGTGCCAGGGTATGCGTAACCTTATGGGGTGCAAAGAGCGATTGCCGAGCGCCCAAAGTAACCAACCCGTCGGACAAACGGTGGGCGAACTGCCCCATCCGCCGCAGAAACTTCCGCATTGGTCAGGCGTTCGCTGTCATCACCATCTTCGTGTACGGCTTGGCGTTCCTCTTTGGCTTTCTTTTGCTGTACTGCTGCTCTGGCTTCCGCTGGCTCTGCCTGGCGCTGAACATCgtgggcgctgccgccgcttgcgTTGTCTGGGCGGTCATGGCGGTGACCTACAGAGTCAATGAAGAACCGAATTGCACGACGCTGAATCTGGTCTACAATTTCGGCACCGGCTTTGGTCTCTTCGTGTTTGCCTGGATCCTGGGAATCCTCGACATCATCTTCCTGATGGTCCCGTTGCAAATTGGGGAGTCCGGTGAGGGTGCGGAATCgaaggagcaggagaaggagTCTCAAAAAGCACCGGAGGAGTAG
- a CDS encoding putative calpain-like cysteine peptidase: MDGNIIRPVCDEDSVTDAMLEEFLRPPSSFGLTDTAGDMLTASTLGSAARGPAPCTPAAACTSALGAGSSSTFKSSHDSEVNQIGVGGFEGSVVHCASHLVGASPALPAELSHSDITSDDSGDFAFLTSNVRDADVYDLIRHYMLYCKQQEKELEDLEAECARLEAEQQHLYGAAIAADMTRKSLHMSAANSLSPPNSNEIAATGAGGVSSSAAVDEFGEAHIDPLKSCPYLDPHDAAHNPQPYRYGQPAINGFYTPAFKNGILYRCVAADGSWIFYNDSEQYAMHIKYIFGASSVITAGPHASVNQRVSGEYEVQVTVWPQETEVLLVGQVNGFKNLSSAVPVNSSYTNPHASASTASARALLNRFAHQSGKPNISLLSTEDVLECCAGQGSELAAAVGSLNGQHFVDPDFPPCGTSLYRKGVDDVFLWDMSWRRPCEYLPASQRSEACLFARSVLPTDPCAGEGGAVYLCSAACCLAEHPTQVARIFRHPVSADAGICERAVGAYRVALSHGGWWTPTVVDSYLPASLKGPNLGRCSHDLRKLWYPLLEKAYAKLHGSYAAIQCGSALEALQDLTGFPTFHFYDEWAEAVRSSAGARASERTSYSPLSEHLFTSLEEKVHQRGYLVFLSLPDDGPAEAQAAQIGMMFGMSYAVLRLVRHGSFRLLQIRCPTLKLCSSGLWCAGSARWQQEPQLARLCGMDSDGGPELASLWLDWSEALAMFEGGGVCCSRWDWAHDCRVRGFFKDGIPSFVLEVSVDTSAESAGPVEAYCILSQEDDRGMSPDHPNRALRPLMLSVSSHCGDDEAGEGVGGESSADQRIRHVCSTDPDTPTEHLNYVLGRDTALRVTLKPSEHPYYVIPRSRGDMRNKLFTLGFVSSTAPTKTGKLRMRAVQLPSNSAVFHNRRSFSTRQLESVAAVSFQIRGPDGVARVGCGSSIG, translated from the coding sequence ATGGACGGCAACATCATCCGCCCCGTTTGCGACGAAGACTCCGTCACGGATGCCATGCTGGAGGAGTTCCTGCGGCCACCGTCATCGTTCGGCTTGACAGACACCGCGGGCGATATGCTGACTGCCTCTACCCTtggcagcgcggcgcgggGACCGGCTCCCTGCACCCCTGCAGCGGCCTGCACGTCCGCGTTGGGGGCTGGCTCCTCGTCAACCTTCAAAAGCTCGCACGATAGCGAGGTTAACCAAATCGGCGTGGGGGGCTTCGAGGGAAGTGTTGTGCACTGTGCAAGTCATCTCGTCGGCGCCAGCCCTGCACTGCCTGCGGAACTGTCGCACTCGGATATCACgagcgacgacagcggcgacttTGCCTTTCTCACGAGCAATGTGCGCGATGCCGACGTGTACGACCTCATTCGTCACTACATGTTGTATTGCaagcagcaggagaaggagctggaggatcTGGAGGCGGAATGCGCAcggctggaggcggagcaaCAGCACCTCTACGGCGCCGCTATTGCGGCTGACATGACTCGAAAATCTTTGCACATGTCGGCTGCCAACTCTCTGTCTCCGCCGAATTCGAACGAAATTGCGGCAACAGGAGCCGGCGGCGTCTCCTCGTCAGCCGCTGTCGACGAGTTCGGCGAGGCTCACATCGACCCCCTGAAGTCGTGCCCTTACTTGGATCCACACGACGCCGCTCACAACCCGCAGCCGTATCGCTACGGACAGCCCGCCATCAATGGCTTCTACACCCCGGCTTTCAAGAATGGCATTCTCTACCGCTGCGTTGCGGCCGACGGGTCGTGGATATTCTACAACGACTCGGAGCAGTACGCGATGCACATAAAATATATCTTCGGCGCCTCATCCGTCATTACGGCCGGCCCGCACGCCTCTGTGAACCAGCGGGTGTCCGGCGAGTATGAGGTGCAAGTGACAGTCTGGCCACAGGagacggaggtgctgcttGTAGGTCAAGTAAACGGCTTCAAGAATCTCTCTTCCGCCGTGCCGGTGAATTCCAGCTATACGAATCCACACGCCAGTGCCTCAACCGCATCTGCGCGCGCTCTGCTGAATCGCTTCGCCCACCAGTCGGGAAAGCCGAATATCTCGCTGCTCTCCACGGAGGACGTGCTGGAGTGTTGTGCGGGCCAAGGCAGCGAGttggctgccgctgtcgggTCTTTGAATGGGCAACATTTTGTCGACCCCGACTTTCCGCCCTGTGGCACATCGCTTTACCGCAAAGGTGTCGATGACGTCTTCCTCTGGGATATGTCCTGGCGGCGCCCCTGCGAGTACCTGCCCGCCTCACAGCGCTCGGAAGCGTGCCTCTTCGCTCGCTCGGTGCTTCCGACAGACCCGTGTGCGGGGGAAGGCGGTGCGGTGTACCTGTGCAGTGCCGCCTGCTGTCTCGCTGAGCACCCCACGCAGGTCGCTCGAATTTTTCGGCACCCCGTCTCTGCGGATGCCGGCATCTGCGAGCGCGCTGTCGGGGCATACCGCGTCGCACTGAGCCACGGCGGCTGGTGGACGCCCACCGTCGTCGATAGTTACTTGCCAGCGTCGCTCAAGGGCCCGAACCTGGGCCGCTGCTCTCACGACTTGCGCAAGCTCTGGTATCCGCTGCTCGAAAAGGCGTACGCGAAGCTGCACGGTTCCTACGCTGCCATCCAATGCGGTAGCGCgctcgaggcgctgcaggatcTCACCGGATTTCCGACGTTTCACTTCTATGATGAgtgggcggaggcggtgcggagcagtgccggcgcgcgcgcgagcgaaCGCACCTCCTACAGCCCACTGTCCGAGCACCTGTTCACCTCtctggaggagaaggtgcaTCAACGCGGCTATCTCGTGTTCCTGAGCCTGCCGGACGACGGGCCGGCCGAGGCCCAGGCAGCGCAAATTGGCATGATGTTCGGCATGTCGTACGCGGTTCTGCGGCTCGTTCGGCACGGCAGTTTTCGGCTTCTTCAAATTCGGTGCCCCACCTTGAAGCTCTGTAGCAGCGGGCTGTGGTGTGCTGGGAGCGCACGGTGGCAGCAGGAGCCGCAGCTAGCCCGCTTGTGCGGGATGGATAGTGATGGCGGGCCGGAGCTCGCGAGTTTGTGGTTGGACTGGTCTGAGGCTCTAGCTATGTTTGAGGGGGGCGGTGTGTGCTGTAGTCGTTGGGACTGGGCACATGACTGCCGCGTGCGAGGTTTCTTCAAAGACGGGATACCCTCTTTCGTCTTGGAGGTGAGCGTCGACACCTCTGCAGAGAGCGCAGGTCCCGTGGAAGCGTACTGCATCTTGTCCCAGGAGGACGATCGCGGTATGTCTCCAGATCACCCGAACCGAGCGCTGCGCCCACTGATGCTCTCTGTCAGCAGCCATTGCGGCGACGATGAGGCGGGCGAGGGTGTCGGCGGGGAGTCCTCGGCTGATCAGCGCATTCGGCATGTGTGCTCCACGGACCCAGACACCCCCACAGAGCACCTGAACTACGTCTTAGGCCGCGATACGGCGCTCCGTGTCACCTTGAAGCCCTCGGAGCACCCGTACTACGTCATCCCCCGCTCACGGGGGGATATGCGCAACAAGCTCTTCACACTGGGCTTTGTctcctccacagcgccgACAAAAACGGGAAAGCTGCGGATGCGGGCGGTGCAGCTCCCGTCTAACTCTGCGGTGTTTCACAACCGACGCAGCTTCTCGACTCGGCAACTCGagagcgtggcggcggtgtcgtTTCAGATTCGCGGGCCGGACGGGGTTGCACGCGTagggtgcggcagcagcattgGCTGA
- a CDS encoding putative calpain-like cysteine peptidase → MSSAQDEFDETTIHPDSLPVPATWRQKTPVFRYCGPSVAGTVSSVIDEGVAYRIMTDGGGWAFYNDTRYYTVHVRYRIAAGSTVTPGHSVTADGKGAQQELSMELGPEETKVLLTGSVVGFENLCKATLLPRRPATPQEDQALCAEPQQHWSVLATSCPDVALPDRRSVSTTHLVARCVAKQIRYVDLHFFPSHASLYRDGQDSFYIPPLHWRLPASYLPGDDGVRREVRLFRGPILHPDGLRSGHLLPNHLLLSVAIGLTCLWPQALRRLFIHPQGAQEGKRDRAVGAYHVRLCTGGWWRLCVLDEFLPASAQCPEFSHCADDLQVLWLPLLEKACAKSLGSYAAMLEVPLEYFVRAFTGGPCEVLREIWPAHEDLRDSTVKAARFFALMKRLLRQRPTDMPSLVCWLQPYFRGTARTQEIGDRLVVLYEDIGLDPNVATVVLGLETLGDGQCVARLRQTAEKKRSAEWWLDLWRRAGKSWVDEVSDLVFAMEETAGGTLWMALEDLPLYFQGGCVAPLTSDWGTVKVQGEFTQRQPSVVLEVTVTAPTCLLASVTQRDFDDAGLPTQAVKVGSTSIGASQTLAGLSCLLYSKGSGGSTHFCGSSGDTPDVFEVAQYPHFAYEREVTAGHLLDPRQGPYYVAPFVHSISSDVAYTITAQLIGAESVSSATSLVARESSTATVRFMTAKPGTALFQNLTQPILLESSMEVSATAMHYQSHSPRQLRMHCGSGVAVDLVISGCDVPPPITAAGTE, encoded by the coding sequence ATGTCGTCGGCCCAGGACGAGTTCGACGAGACCACTATCCACCCCGATTCTCTACCGGTGCCTGCGACATGGAGGCAGAAGACCCCGGTCTTCCGGTACTGCGGACCTTCTGTGGCGGGCACAGTCTCCTCCGTGATTGATGAGGGGGTGGCGTACCGCATCATGACGGACGGGGGCGGCTGGGCCTTCTACAACGACACTCGATACTACACGGTGCACGTGAGATACCGCATTGCGGCCGGGTCGACGGTGACGCCAGGACACTCCGTAACGGCAGACGGCAAAggggcgcagcaggagctgtCGATGGAACTGGGGCCGGAGGAGACCAAGGTGCTGCTCACGGGCAGCGTGGTGGGCTTTGAGAACCTCTGCAAGGCGACGCTGCTTCCGAGGCGTCCAGCGACGCCCCAAGAGGATCAGGCACTGTGCgcagagccgcagcagcactggaGCGTTCTCGCCACCTCGTGCCCGGATGTCGCGTTGCCGGACCGCCGTAGCGTGTCGACGACGCACCTCGTCGCCCGATGCGTGGCGAAGCAGATTCGGTATGTCGACCTGCATTTCTTCCCCAGCCACGCCTCCCTCTACCGCGACGGCCAGGACAGCTTTTATATACCTCCTCTGCACTGGCGCCTGCCTGCGAGCTACCTCCCCGGGGACGACGGCGTCCGTCGCGAGGTGCGTCTCTTTCGCGGCCCCATCCTTCACCCCGACGGTTTGCGCTCTGGGCACCTGCTCCCCAACCACCTGCTGCTCTCTGTCGCAATCGGGCTTACGTGCCTCTggccgcaggcgctgcgccgcctcttcaTTCACCCGCAGGGGGCACAGGAGGGCAAGCGCGACCGGGCTGTCGGGGCCTATCACGTGAGGCTGTGCACAGGGGGCTGGTGGCGGCTCTGTGTCTTGGACGAGTTCCTTCCTGCGTCTGCACAGTGCCCCGAGTTCAGCCATTGTGCTGACGACCTGCAGGTGCTGTGGCTGCCTttgctggagaaggcgtgCGCAAAGTCGCTCGGCTCCTACGCTGCAATGCTGGAGGTGCCGCTGGAATACTTCGTCCGCGCGTTCACCGGAGGGCCTTGCGAAGTGCTGCGCGAGATCTGGCCAGCACACGAGGACTTGCGGGACTCTACCGTCAAGGCAGCTCGTTTCTTCGCGCTCATGAagaggctgctgcggcaacgACCGACGGACATGCCGAGCTTGGTGTGTTGGCTGCAACCCTACTTTCGCGGCACCGCCCGCACACAGGAGATAGGCGATCGGCTGGTGGTGCTGTACGAGGATATCGGACTCGACCCTAATGTCGCCACCGTGGTGCTAGGGCTTGAGACGCTCGGCGATGGGCAGTGCGTCGCGCGTCTGCGTCAGACGGCCGAGAAGAAGAGGTCGGCGGAGTGGTGGCTTGACCTttggcgccgcgccggaAAGTCGTGGGTGGACGAGGTGAGCGATCTCGTGTTCGCCatggaggagacggcgggGGGCACGTTGTGgatggcgctggaggacttACCGCTGTACTTCCAAGGCGGTTGTGTGGCACCACTGACGAGCGACTGGGGTACGGTGAAGGTGCAGGGTGAGTTTACGCAGCGCCAGCCGTCTGTGGTGCTGGAGGTGACAGTGACAGCACCGACGTGCCTCTTGGCGAGCGTTACGCAGAGGGACTTCGATGATGCTGGTTTGCCGACGCAAGCAGTGAAGGTTGGCAGTACCTCAATCGGTGCAAGCCAAACATTAGCGGGGCTGAGCTGCCTGCTGTACTCCAagggaagcggcggcagcactcaCTTttgtggcagcagcggcgacacccCTGATGTTTTTGAGGTTGCCCAATACCCGCATTTTGCGTACGAGCGAGAGGTGACTGCCGGGCATCTGCTAGACCCGCGTCAGGGCCCCTACTATGTTGCGCCGTTTGTGCACTCCATTTCCTCGGATGTGGCGTACACCATAACAGCCCAACTAATCGGGGCCGAATCGGTGTCCTCTGCGACTTCACTGGTAGCTCGTGAGAGCAGCACGGCGACAGTGCGCTTCATGACGGCGAAACCAGGGACCGCTCTCTTTCAGAATCTTACTCAGCCGATCCTCCTTGAGTCCTCGATGGAGGTGAGCGCGACAGCCATGCACTACCAAAGTCACTCACCAAGGCAACTGCGCATGCACTGCGGCTCGGGAGTGGCCGTCGACCTCGTGATCAGCGGCTGCGATGTGCCACCGCCAAtaacagcagcaggcaccgAATGA
- a CDS encoding putative cysteine peptidase, Clan CA, family C2 — protein sequence MGCCNSKETKKPKEVKVPQPEAQSAKVSSETASVEEQRKIEFRVASAVEDLRAERIDAICAHSRACPYRYNACTVVGGEVKFYFEGGIIFCIVKEGSWYVYNDSLDYEAHVTVRFGPGSNIVAGERAELEEVEDGWTCAHAVVYPLETVHLVSGTANGYRTSITIKPLDGQYRHDACAAANGTAEAETEAVRSLVTEGMDEEAILHRCMETGTPYVDLKFPPNGEAVARAGRDTRTIPEMAMMRPTQYLSDNNRLSVNDICGPVLALSIEPGNLGDSWFMCAVAIMAENEAAVRNIFAQGSSAEKAVGAYRVLVNKNGWWHTLIIDDYLPTFNRMPVFARSYDNPAEMWTSLLQKAYAKLHGSYAAITGGDALQALADLSGSPMCRFDKEWEEATTDAGKAGTLANALVQFSRSGACVVLSTPGHNSESYLGRSQASDAAAFRARYRKVGLHLGYTYSLERVVMVEECDTLLFKVRNPWRSSSKWTGAWSYGSRQWDENRDACLLCGAQKDPQDGSFWMCWDDATQYFDGGGVLFANPDATDYRVKGVFCKTIPSAVLEITASESTRVLFTLSQPDKRGVDRKEGAALFAPIMLTVSKAEGGVQRVQKNTSWNPTMPSEEFNFVVGRDVSMWFTLEAEEKYQLVPRMHLKGVRSNYDRPYVISIMSADKLEGNVRVEAKRIHSSSKVFTNYIAYSSEELPSAEVESQVRLPGKAPVTYVSTTVI from the coding sequence ATGGGGTGCTGCAACTCGAAGGAGACGAAGAAACCGAAGGAGGTGAAAGTGCCGCAGCCTGAGGCTCAGTCTGCGAAAGTGTCAAGTGAGACGGCGAGCGTGGAAGAGCAGCGCAAGATTGAGTTTAGAGTGGCGAGTGCCGTGGAGGATCTGCGCGCCGAGCGCATTGATGCCATCTGCGCCCACAGCCGTGCCTGCCCGTACCGCTATAACGCCTGCACTGTAGTGGGCGGAGAAGTGAAGTTCTACTTCGAGGGTGGCATCATTTTCTGCATCGTGAAAGAAGGCTCGTGGTACGTCTACAACGACTCCCTTGACTACGAGGCGCATGTGACCGTTCGCTTCGGCCCGGGCTCGAATATCGTCGCTGGAGAGCGGgcagagctggaggaggtagAGGACGGCTggacgtgcgcacacgccgtcGTGTACCCGCTGGAAACGGTGCATTTGGTCTCCGGCACCGCCAACGGATACAGGACCAGCATCACTATCAAGCCCCTCGATGGACAGTACCGCCACGatgcgtgtgcagctgccAACGGCACTGCTGAAGCGGAGACAGAGGCCGTTCGCTCTCTTGTAACCGAAGGgatggacgaggaggcgattCTGCACCGCTGCATGGAGACAGGAACGCCGTACGTCGACCTAAAGTTCCCGCCGAACGGCGAGGCGGTCGCACGCGCCGGCAGGGACACCCGCACCATCCCCGAGATGGCCATGATGCGCCCGACGCAGTACCTGTCGGATAATAACCGCCTTTCGGTGAACGACATTTGCGGGCCAGTGCTGGCCTTGTCCATCGAACCGGGTAACCTCGGCGACTCGTGGTTTATGTGTGCTGTGGCCATCATGGCGGAGAATGAGGCGGCGGTCCGAAACATTTTTGCACAGGGCTCAtcggcggagaaggcggtggGTGCGTACCGCGTGCTGGTCAACAAAAACGGCTGGTGGCACACCCTCATCATTGACGACTACTTGCCCACGTTCAACCGCATGCCCGTGTTTGCGCGCTCGTACGACAATCCGGCGGAGATGTGGACCTCGTTGCTGCAAAAGGCGTATGCGAAGCTGCATGGCTCCTATGCCGCGATCactggcggcgacgctctACAGGCTCTCGCCGATTTGAGCGGCTCGCCGATGTGCCGTTTTGACAAGGAGTGGGAGGAGGCAACGACAGACGCGGGAAAGGCGGGCACACTGGCCAATGCGCTGGTGCAGTTTTCCCGTTCTGGTGCCTGTGTTGTGCTCAGCACTCCAGGCCACAATTCAGAGAGCTACCTGGGCCGCAGTCAGGCgagcgatgcggcggcgttcCGCGCCCGCTACAGGAAGGTTGGCTTACATCTCGGCTACACGTACTCTTTAGAGCGCGTTGTGATGGTCGAGGAGTGCGATACCCTGCTGTTCAAGGTGCGCAACCCTTGGCGCTCGTCGAGCAAGTGGACTGGAGCATGGAGCTACGGTTCGAGGCAGTGGGATGAGAATCGGGATGCCTGCCTCCTCTGCGGTGCCCAGAAGGACCCGCAGGATGGCAGCTTCTGGATGTGCTGGGATGACGCCACCCAGTACTTCGACGGAGGCGGTGTTCTGTTTGCGAACCCCGACGCAACAGATTACCGTGTGAAGGGCGTGTTTTGCAAGACGATCCCAAGCGCGGTTCTTGAGATCACGGCCTCGGAGTCCACCCGGGTGCTCTTCACCCTCTCGCAACCCGACAAGCGCGGCGTGGACCGCAAGGAGGGCGCGGCGCTTTTTGCCCCGATTATGCTCACTGTGTCcaaggcggagggcggcgtgcAGCGGGTGCAGAAGAACACCAGCTGGAACCCGACGATGCCCTCTGAGGAGTTCAACTTTGTTGTCGGCCGTGACGTCTCCATGTGGTTCACGCTGGAGGCCGAGGAAAAGTACCAACTCGTGCCACGCATGCACTTAAAGGGCGTCAGGAGCAACTACGATCGACCGTACGTGATCAGCATAATGTCGGCCGATAAGTTGGAGGGCAACGTGCGGGTGGAAGCGAAACGCATTCACAGCAGCTCGAAGGTGTTCACGAACTATATCGCCTACAGCTCGGAAGAGCTGCCGTCGGCCGAGGTGGAGAGCCAGGTGCGGCTTCCTGGCAAGGCCCCCGTGACGTACGTGTCCACCACGGTGATTTGA
- a CDS encoding putative calpain-like cysteine peptidase: protein MGTRRRRTIFCAASLLVVVVSLWPRQYRFLCLLFRFHGSVRIRHGITAILILLLFRLSPAPTQLQWFQRLMALCGGSRITSKAGKHYQQKKVHDFKYGGPAVKGDCYPLFEDGRCYRVEVDRHKWFLYSDSLDMEMHVTFTFQKTTAVYKTQHGRTTVRKTPNGGTQCSVVVYPLETLPYVKFAKKTQILYSAACMSRDLAPGYIEKINREAKAKCMNETQKVAGVAGVSRSEEEILYKCRKSKIPYIDMRFHPSEAALRRPHDKQSVSNMHAITWKRPQDYIPAIAHKEIKLFRHGVSAAGIGQGHLGDCWLMCSIAVVAESKTMVKDIFRHPVSQSQRKKEERAGGYRVYINKNGWFHNVIVDSYLPTYNGAVYFARSAGDPYELWVSLLEKAYAKLHGSYASIVGGNPLHALQDLTGFPVYSFTNAWKAAANGEEAASQFFKDLLRYRKNGYLISISTPGTQTSLHNAGSGNANEASLEARYKAAGLSTGHSYSVLKVRQFVIPRVKLLKIRNPWGSGDEWTGAWGKNSTKWQKHSLVRRSCKPSKVSDGTFWIEWRDAVQFFEGGGVCMVKKAWYQYRFPGQFIGIIPSVVLKIELKKQQKMLFTLSQKDRRLRSPDDPDQLYKGLLISVTGHNMEKGMQQIVALSTDNPEVHPPEKYEYMLARDVGLELELDPAQGPFYVIPRIMATNQNGPMDFTLGMLTPSKSTARGLRVSFVHLPDTCPTFRNLASFHVNGEVATHVQFQYKKRGGAPRVKAGITVFEATNVKQTYPFQ from the coding sequence ATGGGCACACGCCGGAGAAGGACAATCTTCTGTGCTGCGTCATTACTCGTTGTCGTGGTATCTCTGTGGCCTCGACAGTATCGCTTTTTGTGTCTGCTGTTTCGTTTTCACGGATCTGTTCGCATACGTCACGGCATCACTGCGATCCTTATCCTGcttctcttccgcctctctcccgcacCCACACAGCTGCAGTGGTTTCAACGACTAATGGcgctctgcggcggcagccgcatcaCGAGCAAGGCAGGGAAACACTATCAACAGAAGAAGGTGCACGACTTCAAGTATGGCGGCCCTGCGGTCAAGGGGGACTGCTACCCCCTCTTTGAAGACGGCCGATGCTACCGGGTAGAGGTAGACAGGCACAAGTGGTTTCTCTACAGCGACTCGCTGGACATGGAGATGCACGTCACCTTCACCTTTCAAAAAACGACGGCCGTGTACAAAACACAGCATGGCCGGACGACGGTGAGGAAGACGCCCAACGGTGGGACGCAGTGCTCCGTCGTCGTCTACCCCCTGGAGACGCTGCCGTACGTGAAGTTCGCCAAGAAGACGCAGATCTTGTATAGCGCCGCGTGCATGTCGCGCGACTTGGCCCCGGGTTACATTGAGAAGATTAACCGCGAGGCGAAGGCGAAGTGCATGAACGAGACGCAAAAAGTAGCCGGCGTGGCTGGGGTGAgccgcagcgaggaggaaaTCCTGTACAAGTGCCGCAAGAGCAAGATCCCTTACATCGATATGCGCTTCCACCCATCTGAGGCTGCTCTGAGGCGACCTCACGACAAGCAGAGCGTGTCAAACATGCACGCCATCACGTGGAAACGGCCGCAGGACTACATACCGGCGATAGCGCACAAGGAGATCAAGCTGTTCCGCCACGGCGTGAGCGCTGCCGGCATTGGGCAGGGTCACCTCGGCGACTGCTGGCTCATGTGCTCGATCGCGGTCGTGGCGGAGAGCAAGACGATGGTGAAGGACATTTTCCGCCACCCTGTCTCCCAGTCTcagcgaaagaaagaggagcggGCGGGCGGCTACCGCGTGTACATCAATAAGAACGGCTGGTTCCACAACGTCATTGTGGACAGCTACCTGCCGACGTACAATGGAGCCGTTTACTTTGCCCGCTCCGCCGGGGACCCGTACGAGTTGTGggtgtcgctgctggagaaggcgtacGCCAAGCTGCACGGCTCGTATGCGTCCATTGTCGGCGGCAATCCTCTGCACGCCCTGCAGGATTTGACGGGGTTTCCGGTGTACTCCTTCACAAACGCgtggaaggcggcggcgaacggGGAGGAGGCCGCATCGCAGTTCTTCAAGGACCTGCTGCGCTACCGCAAGAATGGCTACCTCATCTCCATCAGCACTCCAGGCACGCAGACGAGCTTGCACAACGCTGGTAGCGGGAACGCGAACGAGGCTTCACTTGAGGCGCGCTACAAGGCGGCGGGACTGAGCACCGGCCACTCCTACTCGGTGCTGAAGGTGCGCCAGTTTGTCATCCCGCGAGTGAAGCTGCTGAAGATCCGCAACCCGTGGGGAAGCGGTGACGAGTGGACCGGCGCATGGGGCAAGAACAGCACCAAGTGGCAGAAGCACTCCTTGGTGCGTCGGTCGTGCAAGCCGAGCAAGGTGAGCGACGGCACCTTCTGGATAGAGTGGAGGGACGCGGTTCAGTTCTTTGAGGGCGGCGGGGTCTGCATGGTGAAGAAGGCCTGGTACCAGTATCGCTTCCCTGGCCAGTTTATTGGTATCATTCCGTCCGTGGTGCTCAAGATCGAGCTCAAAAAGCAGCAGAAGATGCTCTTCACCCTGTCTCAGAAGGACCGCCGCTTGCGGAGCCCCGACGACCCGGATCAGCTGTACAAGGGGCTGCTTATCTCCGTCACGGGGCACAACATGGAGAAGGGCATGCAGCAGATTGTGGCCCTCAGCACCGATAACCCCGAGGTGCATCCACCAGAGAAGTACGAGTACATGCTTGCCCGTGACGTTGGCCTCGAGCTCGAGCTCGACCCCGCACAAGGGCCGTTCTACGTCATTCCGCGCATCATGGCGACGAACCAAAACGGCCCGATGGACTTCACCCTGGGCATGCTAACGCCCAGCAAGTCAACCGCGAGGGGCCTGCGGGTGTCCTTTGTGCACCTGCCCGACACGTGCCCGACGTTCCGCAACTTGGCATCTTTCCACGTGAACGGGGAGGTAGCGACACATGTGCAGTTTCAGTACAAgaagcgcggcggtgcacccCGCGTAAAGGCCGGCATCACCGTCTTCGAGGCCACCAACGTGAAGCAGACGTACCCCTTCCAATAA